Proteins from a single region of Bartonella sp. M0283:
- a CDS encoding methyltransferase domain-containing protein codes for MAQTNKAELEHFYNLGLSLEKQGKFDEAAAAYRRALEADPEDYGGIRVRLASINRGETPKTAPKAYVATLFDQNADMFDYILVDQLGYDVPLQLREQLLAAFPDLKFDRMLDLGCGTGLSADALDDLASDKTGVDLSENMIEIAHEKGDYQHLFVGDAVEFVTRSAEQWDLIVATDVLPYMGDIGLFFDKVSERLAQHGVFGFSTETLSESAFNGLNYKVGPHQRFAHNQDYIRNELAKHNIECVSVNNIVVRAEQGEPVPGHLYVTRKTS; via the coding sequence GTGGCACAGACGAATAAAGCCGAATTGGAACATTTTTATAACCTCGGGCTTTCCCTTGAAAAACAGGGAAAATTTGATGAAGCAGCCGCAGCATATCGGCGGGCATTGGAAGCAGATCCCGAAGATTATGGCGGGATTAGAGTGAGACTTGCTTCTATTAATCGGGGAGAAACGCCGAAGACTGCTCCAAAAGCCTATGTGGCAACTTTATTCGACCAAAATGCCGATATGTTCGATTATATTCTGGTTGATCAATTGGGCTATGACGTACCGTTACAATTGCGAGAACAGTTATTAGCAGCTTTTCCCGACTTGAAATTTGATCGAATGCTTGATCTTGGCTGTGGCACAGGACTTTCGGCTGATGCACTTGATGATCTGGCAAGTGACAAGACCGGTGTCGATCTTTCCGAAAATATGATCGAGATTGCACATGAAAAAGGTGATTACCAGCATCTGTTTGTGGGCGATGCCGTGGAATTTGTTACACGCTCTGCCGAACAGTGGGATTTAATCGTCGCTACCGACGTTCTACCCTATATGGGGGACATCGGATTGTTTTTCGATAAAGTTTCTGAACGTCTTGCACAACATGGAGTTTTCGGTTTTTCAACCGAAACACTTTCTGAAAGTGCATTTAACGGACTGAACTATAAAGTCGGGCCGCATCAACGTTTTGCCCACAACCAGGATTATATCCGGAATGAATTGGCAAAACACAATATTGAATGTGTAAGCGTCAATAATATAGTTGTTCGTGCCGAACAGGGTGAGCCTGTGCCGGGACACTTATATGTCACTCGCAAGACATCCTGA
- a CDS encoding bile acid:sodium symporter family protein, with product MKFLPDKFLTALIVAIIIASIAPISGKAADWFSLLTQIFVGLLFFLHGAKLPWQAVLAGIVHWRLHLTVFLATFVLFPILGVLAGFIVPGLKESAFYAGILYLCVLPSTVQSSIAFTSIAGGNIPAAIVSASASNIFGMFLTPLLVGLLFSAGSGNATISATAFESILVQLLIPFVLGQLCQRFIGNFIVRHKSLTSIVDRGSIILVVYLAFSEATTSGLWHTTSWHDLIVMIIIDVVLLAIVLTVTWYGSKLLGFDEKDCITITFCGSKKSLASGAPMANAIFAGSGGAIGAIVLPLMLFHQIQLMVCTIIARHLSERRKQSGTDE from the coding sequence ATGAAGTTTTTGCCAGACAAATTCTTAACTGCGCTGATTGTGGCAATTATCATTGCCAGCATCGCTCCAATATCCGGAAAAGCTGCGGATTGGTTTTCGTTGCTTACGCAGATTTTTGTCGGATTACTATTCTTCCTGCACGGAGCAAAGTTACCGTGGCAAGCGGTTCTAGCCGGTATTGTTCACTGGCGACTGCATTTGACAGTGTTTCTTGCGACATTTGTTCTGTTTCCAATTTTGGGTGTTTTGGCAGGTTTCATAGTTCCGGGGTTGAAAGAATCTGCTTTCTATGCAGGCATTCTCTATTTGTGCGTCTTGCCTTCAACGGTCCAATCGTCGATAGCTTTCACGTCCATCGCTGGTGGTAATATTCCTGCTGCAATTGTTTCGGCTTCAGCCTCGAACATTTTTGGTATGTTTTTGACGCCGCTTCTTGTCGGATTATTGTTTTCCGCAGGCAGTGGCAACGCAACCATATCGGCAACGGCATTTGAAAGCATTCTTGTGCAACTGCTTATTCCGTTTGTTCTTGGTCAGCTTTGCCAGCGCTTTATTGGAAATTTTATAGTACGACACAAATCCTTGACTTCAATCGTCGACAGAGGGTCAATTATTCTGGTTGTCTATCTTGCGTTTAGCGAAGCAACCACAAGCGGATTGTGGCACACCACAAGCTGGCACGATCTGATTGTGATGATTATTATCGACGTGGTTTTGCTAGCGATTGTATTGACTGTCACATGGTATGGGTCAAAATTGTTAGGCTTCGACGAGAAGGACTGCATAACAATTACTTTTTGCGGTTCGAAAAAAAGTCTCGCAAGTGGCGCGCCAATGGCAAATGCCATTTTTGCGGGCTCGGGTGGGGCAATCGGCGCAATTGTCTTGCCACTCATGTTATTTCACCAGATACAATTGATGGTATGTACGATTATTGCCCGTCATTTATCGGAAAGAAGAAAACAAAGTGGCACAGACGAATAA
- a CDS encoding gamma carbonic anhydrase family protein, which translates to MAFYRLDGIDPVVEDSAASWVAESAEIIGKVVLKPRSSVWFGSVLRGDNETITIGEGTNIQDLTMVHTDAGIEVSIGKNCTIGHKVILHGCTIGDTSLIGMGAIIMNHAVIGEESIVGAGALVTQGKEFPSRSLIVGNPARFVRNLTDEEIEGIKKSASHYYDNAQRFKYNLVPLTLPEQ; encoded by the coding sequence ATGGCTTTTTATCGGCTTGATGGTATAGATCCCGTTGTTGAAGATAGTGCAGCAAGCTGGGTTGCAGAAAGTGCCGAAATTATCGGAAAGGTGGTTTTAAAGCCGCGCTCCAGTGTTTGGTTCGGAAGCGTTTTACGCGGGGACAATGAAACGATTACTATTGGTGAAGGAACAAATATTCAGGATTTGACAATGGTTCATACCGATGCCGGCATCGAAGTGTCAATTGGCAAAAATTGTACCATTGGTCATAAAGTTATACTTCACGGTTGCACCATTGGAGATACAAGTTTGATCGGAATGGGCGCTATTATTATGAACCACGCGGTTATTGGCGAAGAGTCGATCGTGGGAGCCGGTGCATTGGTCACTCAAGGTAAAGAGTTTCCAAGCCGGTCACTTATTGTAGGCAATCCGGCACGTTTTGTCAGAAATTTGACCGATGAGGAAATAGAAGGCATTAAAAAATCTGCGTCACATTATTATGACAATGCACAAAGATTCAAATATAATCTGGTGCCTCTCACTTTGCCGGAACAATGA
- the hflX gene encoding GTPase HflX, with translation MMDDHDKTHKLVSRQTVETRAIVIVPVIYDRENSKKNYEASSRSRIDEAVGLAEAIRLDVVEKISVNIEKPRPATLLGQGKVEEIGKIVSDKKIDLAVMDSSLTPIQQRNLEKAWNCKVIDRTALILEIFGDRARTKEGVLQVELAHLNYQKGRLVRSWTHLERQRGGSGFLGGPGETQIEADRRILQSKIVRIKRELETVVRTRALHRAKRKKVPYPVIALVGYTNAGKSTLFNRLTGADVLAKDMLFATLDPTLRKVILPHEQTVMLSDTVGFISDLPTHLVAAFRATLEEVVEADLILHVRDMSDVENHAHAQDVLNILSSLGVDTDDPHHIIEVWNKVDLLDDVSLAALQDSARTSLTSVVAVSALTGKGVDKLLAIIEKRISGEMIKRQIVLKPDEYGLLDWLYKNGEVIKKTSKDDGSVIVLANLTGQANDRFDNIIKTKHSD, from the coding sequence ATGATGGATGATCATGACAAGACCCACAAACTGGTTTCAAGACAAACAGTTGAAACACGAGCAATTGTTATCGTTCCCGTCATATATGATCGGGAGAACTCGAAGAAAAATTATGAAGCATCGTCGCGCTCGCGTATCGATGAAGCGGTCGGGCTTGCCGAAGCTATCCGGTTGGATGTTGTTGAAAAAATATCCGTTAATATCGAAAAACCGCGTCCGGCAACCTTGTTAGGTCAGGGAAAAGTCGAAGAAATCGGCAAGATTGTTTCTGATAAAAAAATCGACCTTGCGGTCATGGATTCTTCCCTGACGCCGATCCAACAGAGAAATCTTGAAAAAGCCTGGAACTGCAAAGTTATTGATCGCACAGCTCTTATTCTCGAGATTTTTGGCGATAGGGCGAGAACAAAAGAAGGTGTCCTTCAGGTGGAGCTTGCCCACCTCAATTATCAAAAGGGTCGATTGGTCAGAAGTTGGACCCACTTGGAAAGACAGCGCGGTGGTAGCGGCTTTCTCGGCGGACCTGGTGAAACACAGATTGAAGCTGACCGGCGCATTTTGCAGTCAAAAATCGTCCGCATCAAGCGTGAACTTGAAACAGTTGTCAGAACAAGAGCACTCCATAGGGCGAAAAGAAAAAAAGTCCCTTATCCGGTTATAGCACTTGTCGGTTATACCAATGCCGGTAAATCGACATTATTCAATCGTTTGACGGGCGCGGATGTACTGGCCAAAGACATGCTCTTTGCAACACTTGATCCGACATTGCGCAAAGTAATCTTGCCGCACGAACAGACGGTGATGTTGTCGGATACGGTTGGATTCATTTCCGATCTTCCAACCCATCTTGTTGCAGCATTCAGAGCAACATTGGAAGAGGTTGTCGAAGCTGACCTTATCCTTCATGTGCGCGATATGTCGGACGTCGAAAACCACGCCCACGCGCAGGATGTCTTGAATATTTTATCAAGTCTCGGTGTAGATACAGATGATCCTCATCACATTATAGAAGTTTGGAACAAGGTCGATTTGCTCGACGATGTGTCGTTGGCTGCTTTGCAGGATTCTGCCCGCACTTCTCTCACGTCGGTTGTGGCTGTTTCTGCTCTAACCGGCAAAGGCGTTGACAAACTCCTCGCGATTATTGAAAAACGAATATCTGGCGAAATGATCAAACGGCAAATTGTTCTCAAGCCGGATGAATATGGTCTTCTTGATTGGCTTTACAAGAATGGTGAGGTCATCAAAAAGACGTCTAAAGATGACGGTTCGGTTATTGTTTTGGCAAATCTAACCGGACAGGCGAATGATCGTTTCGATAATATCATTAAAACAAAACATTCGGACTAA
- the hfq gene encoding RNA chaperone Hfq encodes MTERSQHLQDLFLNAVRKQKISLTIFLVNGVKLTGIVTSFDNFCVLLRRDGHSQLVYKHAISTIMPSQPVQMLDEEEDIE; translated from the coding sequence ATGACAGAACGATCGCAGCACCTGCAGGATCTCTTTCTGAATGCAGTGCGTAAACAGAAGATTTCTCTTACAATCTTTTTGGTAAATGGCGTCAAACTTACCGGCATAGTAACATCGTTCGACAATTTTTGCGTGTTGCTGCGACGTGACGGGCACTCCCAGCTCGTTTACAAACATGCGATATCGACCATAATGCCTAGTCAACCGGTTCAGATGCTGGATGAAGAAGAGGATATTGAATAG
- the cbiE gene encoding precorrin-6y C5,15-methyltransferase (decarboxylating) subunit CbiE produces the protein MNKKPWLKIIGIGDDGWSGLTLRQQNAITAASYIFGGKRHLGFLPENLPAKLIPWPSPFSKGVDGILSLKGQNVVALVSGDPMFFGAGATLLRKLPIAEVLVLPHPSSFSLAASHLGWALQDTVCLSINGRPIRSIIGQLQNNNRLIILSENKDSPSELAKLLVEYGFGASELTVMEHLGGEKQRIRSRKADKFDLDDCENLNLVAVECHADSADFGFSFCSGLPDEAFFTDGQLTKQDVRAVTMAHLAPKFGEVLWDVGAGSGSISIEWLRAARGTRAYAIEKKESRQNTILKNADHFGVIGLSLIRGEAPFCLDGLERPDAIFIGGGFTHPDLFDHCWTSLKPGGRLVVNAVTLETNAILAEQSKKINARLIHLAFAEAVPLGNFHVWRNTLPITMMIARKT, from the coding sequence ATGAATAAAAAACCTTGGCTGAAAATTATTGGTATTGGAGATGATGGCTGGAGTGGCCTTACACTGCGCCAACAAAATGCTATAACTGCGGCTTCCTATATATTTGGTGGCAAAAGACACCTTGGGTTTTTGCCTGAAAATTTGCCGGCAAAATTAATTCCTTGGCCGTCACCTTTTTCAAAAGGCGTAGACGGAATATTGTCGTTAAAAGGGCAAAATGTTGTCGCGCTGGTCAGCGGAGATCCTATGTTTTTCGGAGCAGGAGCAACTTTACTGCGAAAATTACCTATAGCCGAGGTATTGGTTTTGCCGCACCCGTCGTCGTTTTCATTGGCCGCATCCCATCTCGGCTGGGCATTGCAAGACACAGTTTGTCTATCAATCAATGGACGTCCTATTCGTTCTATAATCGGCCAATTGCAGAACAATAACCGGCTGATTATTCTGTCGGAAAACAAAGATAGTCCGTCAGAGCTTGCGAAACTTTTAGTAGAATATGGTTTTGGTGCAAGCGAACTGACTGTCATGGAACACCTGGGTGGTGAAAAGCAGCGCATTCGCTCTCGAAAGGCTGATAAATTCGACCTTGATGATTGCGAAAATCTCAATCTGGTCGCGGTTGAATGCCACGCCGATAGTGCAGATTTCGGATTTAGTTTTTGTTCGGGATTGCCTGATGAGGCCTTTTTCACAGACGGTCAACTCACCAAACAGGATGTCAGGGCAGTTACTATGGCGCATCTTGCTCCGAAATTTGGTGAAGTATTGTGGGATGTTGGAGCCGGTAGCGGCTCGATTTCGATTGAATGGTTACGTGCCGCTAGAGGAACACGTGCTTATGCAATTGAAAAAAAAGAGAGTAGACAAAACACGATTTTAAAAAATGCCGATCACTTTGGAGTTATTGGTCTCTCGCTCATAAGAGGAGAAGCGCCGTTCTGTCTGGATGGCCTTGAACGCCCCGATGCAATATTTATTGGTGGTGGTTTTACCCATCCCGATTTGTTCGACCACTGCTGGACAAGTTTGAAGCCCGGTGGACGGCTGGTTGTCAATGCTGTAACGCTTGAAACCAATGCCATCCTTGCAGAGCAATCCAAAAAAATTAATGCACGCCTCATTCATCTTGCATTTGCCGAAGCGGTTCCTTTGGGAAATTTTCACGTTTGGCGCAATACGCTTCCTATCACCATGATGATTGCCCGAAAAACCTGA
- the cobG gene encoding precorrin-3B synthase: MIIAAPTENERKIKAVQDRRFACPGLFRMPLANDGGICRIKLPLGRLTSEQIDGIADAAETFSRGYVELTTRANVQIRAVAKNNQQKLINKILDLGLGPLTPEGDDIRNVMVAPTAGIDVDMSCNTVEFADKLLAMLQLDKNFAALSPKFSFLINGGEKTQVLNHKADIWLSAHPDGETYNFGFASSALDIQNGKSPAIGSITAKRALEFIRYVLGLFISITKSEPSISRMKHLCVSGRFKDFLTHIYQHFGNDISKPLMNPDLHEDLSTLTGIFAQKQKDLFYVGARPALGRMASKTLHGVAELARIRALNTPVRLTHYQGIIIPDCSRDEATLIRDGLSKLGLATDENNPALYVYCCAGAPLCHSALSNVQRDGKYLVDHFSCNPKALVHLTACPKSCVATVAFPFTILAVKDGIYNLYRANLTNETGKNKFGQLLCENMSISDVMRYIENQK; encoded by the coding sequence ATGATTATCGCCGCACCTACAGAAAATGAACGTAAAATCAAAGCAGTTCAGGATAGACGATTTGCCTGTCCGGGATTGTTTCGGATGCCGTTAGCCAATGATGGCGGTATTTGCCGAATAAAACTTCCGTTGGGCCGTTTGACGAGCGAGCAAATTGACGGCATAGCAGACGCAGCCGAAACTTTTTCACGTGGTTATGTCGAACTCACAACAAGAGCAAATGTGCAAATACGCGCTGTTGCAAAAAACAACCAACAAAAGCTCATCAACAAAATTCTTGATCTGGGTCTCGGGCCTTTAACTCCAGAAGGCGATGACATTCGAAATGTCATGGTTGCACCAACCGCCGGCATTGACGTAGACATGTCGTGTAATACTGTTGAATTTGCCGACAAGCTTCTTGCAATGTTGCAACTTGACAAGAACTTTGCGGCCCTGTCTCCGAAATTTTCATTTCTTATAAATGGCGGTGAAAAAACACAGGTTCTGAACCATAAAGCCGATATCTGGCTTTCAGCCCATCCTGACGGCGAAACTTACAATTTCGGATTTGCTTCATCAGCGCTCGACATACAGAATGGCAAATCGCCTGCCATTGGCAGTATCACAGCAAAAAGAGCGCTGGAATTCATACGATATGTGCTCGGATTGTTCATCTCCATTACAAAATCCGAACCTTCCATAAGTCGCATGAAGCATCTTTGCGTTAGTGGCAGATTTAAAGATTTTCTAACCCATATCTATCAACATTTCGGCAATGACATCTCCAAACCATTGATGAACCCTGACTTACATGAAGACCTGTCGACATTAACCGGCATTTTTGCCCAGAAACAGAAGGACTTATTTTATGTGGGAGCAAGACCCGCACTCGGACGAATGGCTTCAAAAACCTTGCACGGCGTCGCAGAGCTTGCCAGAATTCGTGCACTCAACACGCCGGTACGCCTCACTCATTATCAGGGGATCATCATACCCGATTGCAGTCGGGATGAGGCAACATTGATCAGAGACGGCCTTTCGAAACTCGGGCTTGCAACCGATGAAAACAACCCTGCACTTTATGTTTATTGTTGTGCCGGTGCGCCTCTCTGTCATTCGGCACTTTCCAATGTTCAACGTGATGGGAAATATCTCGTTGATCATTTTTCATGCAATCCGAAAGCGCTCGTTCATTTGACCGCGTGTCCGAAATCCTGCGTGGCAACTGTAGCTTTTCCGTTCACGATTCTCGCTGTCAAAGACGGTATTTATAACCTCTATCGTGCAAATTTAACGAATGAGACGGGAAAAAATAAATTCGGGCAACTTTTGTGCGAGAATATGAGCATATCTGATGTTATGCGCTATATTGAAAACCAAAAATAG
- a CDS encoding precorrin-8X methylmutase: MLDYLRDGQEIYNRSFATIRSEADLTNIPADLEKLVVRVIHACGMTDIVKDIAFSDGAGSIGRKALADGAPILCDAKMVAEGITRKRLPANNQVICTLEDKSVADHAKKIGNTRSAAAVELWKPYIKNSVVVIGNAPTALFHLLNLIEQGFEKPALIIGCPVGFVGAKESKQALAKNQFSIPYIVVHGRRGGSAMAAAAINALASERE, from the coding sequence ATGCTTGATTACTTGAGAGATGGTCAGGAAATTTACAACCGGTCATTTGCAACAATACGGTCGGAAGCCGATCTCACTAATATACCGGCCGATCTCGAAAAGCTGGTTGTCAGGGTTATACATGCTTGCGGTATGACTGACATTGTGAAAGATATCGCATTTTCTGACGGCGCTGGCAGTATCGGCAGGAAGGCGCTCGCCGATGGCGCTCCGATATTATGCGACGCCAAAATGGTTGCCGAAGGAATCACACGAAAACGTTTACCGGCAAACAATCAGGTCATCTGTACACTCGAAGATAAATCTGTAGCAGATCACGCGAAAAAAATTGGAAACACGCGTTCAGCAGCAGCTGTCGAACTTTGGAAACCTTATATAAAAAATTCTGTTGTCGTAATTGGTAATGCACCAACAGCACTCTTTCACCTACTTAACCTTATTGAACAAGGTTTTGAAAAGCCCGCATTGATTATCGGTTGCCCAGTGGGATTTGTCGGCGCAAAAGAATCCAAACAGGCTTTGGCTAAAAACCAATTTTCCATACCCTATATTGTTGTCCACGGAAGACGTGGTGGTAGCGCAATGGCTGCGGCTGCTATTAACGCTTTGGCGAGTGAACGCGAATGA
- a CDS encoding precorrin-2 C(20)-methyltransferase — MIRKRAKLIGVGVGPGDPELITVKGMKAIQAADVIVYHETETHNSNALRIAKRWISDKAHLQPLTYPVTVQSDSRSDLYREKLNQFYKNAYQTVDLYLKNNKTVVILAEGDPLFYSSFMYLYDLLGKSYPTEIIPGISSIFGAASVLQVPLCYRNQSFTVLSGVLEKQALIDKLRNGDAFAIMKVGRNLSKIKEALEITGLTERALYIERATMGEQKIIPILEADGEKSPYFSLVLIPGIKHKIKT; from the coding sequence ATGATTAGGAAACGAGCAAAGCTTATCGGTGTTGGTGTTGGCCCCGGTGATCCCGAGCTTATAACGGTTAAAGGGATGAAAGCTATTCAGGCCGCCGACGTTATCGTTTATCACGAAACGGAAACACATAACAGCAATGCGCTAAGAATTGCCAAACGTTGGATTTCTGACAAAGCACATTTACAGCCATTGACCTACCCTGTAACCGTGCAATCCGACAGCCGATCCGATCTCTATCGAGAAAAGTTAAATCAGTTTTATAAAAACGCATACCAAACAGTTGATTTATATTTAAAAAATAACAAAACTGTTGTCATTTTAGCTGAAGGTGATCCGCTGTTTTATAGCTCGTTTATGTATCTTTATGACCTTCTGGGAAAAAGCTACCCGACAGAAATCATTCCGGGCATTTCTTCAATATTCGGAGCCGCATCTGTTTTACAAGTGCCTTTGTGCTACCGCAATCAAAGCTTTACCGTTTTGTCGGGCGTCTTGGAGAAACAGGCGCTTATCGACAAACTTCGCAACGGCGATGCATTTGCTATTATGAAAGTGGGAAGAAACCTTTCCAAAATAAAAGAGGCTTTGGAAATAACCGGCCTGACGGAACGCGCACTTTATATCGAGAGAGCGACAATGGGGGAGCAGAAAATCATTCCGATCCTTGAAGCCGATGGAGAAAAATCACCATATTTCTCACTTGTATTGATACCGGGTATAAAGCACAAAATTAAGACCTGA
- the cobJ gene encoding precorrin-3B C(17)-methyltransferase codes for MFNYSSQNTDIFIFSDLSKDRATAISKFLKNATIYGTSRVEGTDITIVDDIASSIKDAFLSGRPIVAFCACGLIVRILAPLLKDKFSEPPVLCIAEDGSSVVPLLGANIGANDLASDLAKLLDSHAAITTSGYLRFGLNLLTPPEDLELVNKNDAASFLSSLLAGETVELVGTHQWFSTGSLPFATDASLKIVIDENGSDIKGSSTKLIYRKSKKNGLLTIVGLGPGNSENITFSARNALAEATDIFGYDYYIKLASPFLGKQTLHPSDNRQELLRAKEALDLAATGKRVAMISSGDPGIFAMAAAVFETLDENYSPLWDNVEVKVEPGITAAQSAAARLGAPLGHDFAVISLSDNLKPWAIIERRLIAAIKSDMVLALYNPVSRARPTKIVDALRILNQLCPADRVIMIGTDIGRIGEETLITTLADLNIRDITSRSVVIIGSSQTRRVQRAGTVWSYTPRSYPDK; via the coding sequence TTGTTTAATTATTCGTCGCAAAATACTGATATTTTTATTTTTTCCGATTTATCGAAAGATCGGGCTACCGCTATTTCCAAGTTTTTGAAAAACGCAACCATATATGGAACAAGCCGTGTCGAAGGCACCGATATTACCATTGTCGATGACATAGCCAGTTCAATAAAAGATGCTTTCCTATCCGGCCGTCCAATCGTTGCTTTTTGTGCTTGTGGTCTCATTGTCAGAATTCTTGCCCCGCTTTTGAAAGACAAATTCAGTGAACCTCCGGTTTTGTGCATTGCAGAAGATGGCTCTTCCGTTGTGCCATTATTGGGAGCGAATATCGGGGCGAATGATCTCGCTTCAGATCTCGCAAAGCTTCTTGATAGTCATGCAGCAATTACCACCAGCGGATATTTGCGTTTTGGTCTAAATCTTCTCACCCCTCCGGAGGACCTTGAACTTGTCAACAAAAACGACGCTGCAAGTTTTCTTTCTTCGCTTCTTGCCGGAGAAACGGTAGAGCTGGTGGGAACGCATCAGTGGTTTTCTACCGGTTCACTCCCATTCGCAACAGACGCTTCACTTAAGATCGTTATTGATGAGAACGGGAGTGATATAAAAGGCTCGTCTACCAAGCTCATTTATCGCAAGAGCAAAAAAAACGGGCTGCTTACAATTGTCGGACTGGGGCCTGGAAACAGCGAAAATATTACCTTTTCTGCTCGTAATGCTTTGGCAGAAGCAACCGATATTTTCGGCTATGATTATTATATAAAACTCGCGTCTCCGTTTCTGGGAAAACAAACGCTTCATCCGAGCGATAACAGGCAAGAACTTTTAAGGGCAAAAGAAGCGTTGGACCTTGCTGCTACGGGCAAAAGAGTGGCTATGATTTCTTCGGGAGACCCCGGAATATTCGCCATGGCTGCCGCTGTTTTTGAAACTCTCGACGAGAACTATTCGCCGCTTTGGGACAATGTCGAAGTAAAAGTAGAACCGGGTATCACTGCGGCCCAATCTGCCGCAGCACGTCTGGGCGCGCCATTGGGGCACGATTTCGCGGTTATTTCATTGTCTGATAATTTGAAACCTTGGGCAATCATTGAAAGGCGACTGATTGCGGCAATAAAATCGGATATGGTGTTGGCACTCTATAACCCCGTATCACGCGCCCGCCCGACGAAAATCGTTGATGCCTTGCGTATATTGAACCAACTTTGCCCTGCCGACCGGGTTATTATGATAGGCACCGATATCGGACGCATTGGCGAAGAGACTTTAATCACGACACTTGCCGACTTGAACATCCGAGACATTACGAGTCGTTCTGTGGTTATTATTGGTTCAAGTCAAACACGTCGTGTTCAAAGAGCCGGCACAGTGTGGAGCTATACTCCCCGCTCCTATCCGGATAAATAA